From Chromatiales bacterium, one genomic window encodes:
- a CDS encoding pirin family protein, with translation MIELVIQQRRRDLGSFEVGRVLPYATRRMVGPYIFFDRIGPKDLQPGLPREADIRPHPHIGLSTITYLFDGEIMHRDSVGSEQAVRPGEVNWMTSGSGITHSERFEHLRREGGRLDGIQAWVALPDEHEDMNPEFWHYDSAALPVFDSDGVVGRLIAGRLSGVASPVRTESPQFYVHWQLRAGARASLPAEYPERSVYVVSGAVDVGGQRIEAGTMAVLKPGKAATLAAIGDAVVMGLGGEPVGPRYIDWNFVSSSKERIDQAREDWAAGRMKLPDLDNGEFIPLPPAISQAHEPDPMS, from the coding sequence GTGATCGAACTTGTCATACAGCAGCGGCGTCGCGACCTCGGCAGTTTCGAGGTCGGCCGTGTGCTGCCGTACGCCACACGCCGAATGGTCGGGCCCTACATCTTCTTCGACCGCATTGGTCCCAAGGACCTGCAGCCGGGACTGCCTCGCGAAGCGGACATTCGCCCGCATCCGCATATCGGACTGTCTACGATCACCTACCTTTTCGACGGCGAGATCATGCACCGCGACAGCGTCGGATCGGAGCAGGCGGTGCGTCCGGGCGAGGTCAACTGGATGACCTCAGGCAGCGGCATAACCCACTCGGAGCGCTTTGAGCACCTGCGCAGGGAAGGCGGGCGGCTCGACGGCATCCAGGCCTGGGTGGCGCTGCCGGACGAGCACGAGGACATGAATCCCGAGTTCTGGCACTACGACAGCGCGGCGCTCCCGGTGTTCGATAGCGACGGCGTGGTCGGGCGGCTGATTGCCGGCCGCCTGTCGGGTGTGGCCTCGCCGGTGCGCACCGAATCGCCGCAGTTCTACGTGCACTGGCAGCTGCGTGCGGGAGCGCGCGCATCACTGCCCGCCGAGTACCCGGAGCGCAGTGTCTACGTGGTCAGTGGGGCGGTTGACGTTGGTGGCCAGCGGATCGAGGCCGGCACCATGGCTGTGCTCAAGCCGGGCAAGGCCGCAACCCTTGCCGCCATCGGCGATGCCGTGGTCATGGGCCTGGGCGGCGAGCCCGTGGGGCCGCGTTACATCGACTGGAACTTCGTCTCCTCATCAAAGGAACGCATCGACCAGGCGCGCGAGGACTGGGCAGCCGGCCGAATGAAGCTGCCCGATCTCGACAACGGCGAGTTCATCCCGCTGCCACCTGCGATTAGCCAGGCGCACGAACCCGACCCGATGT
- a CDS encoding NAD(P)H-dependent oxidoreductase: MKTYKVGYLIGSIAKESINRKLANALFKLAPAQLRFEEISYRDLPIYSYDYDADYPEAGRKFKQCIEGSDAILIVTPEYNRSVPGGLKNALDWASRPWGTNSLANIPSGVIGTSPGAIGTAVAQQHLRSILGFLNSPQMNSPEAYIQFKDGMIDDAGNIANASTAEFLRNYLKAFHEFIGHVLTVLPRGT, from the coding sequence ATGAAGACGTACAAGGTCGGATACCTGATCGGCAGCATCGCAAAGGAATCCATCAACCGCAAGCTCGCCAATGCGCTGTTCAAGCTGGCACCGGCCCAGCTCCGCTTCGAGGAAATTTCCTACCGGGATTTGCCGATCTACAGCTACGACTATGACGCCGACTATCCCGAGGCCGGCCGCAAGTTCAAGCAGTGCATCGAGGGCTCCGACGCGATCCTTATCGTGACGCCTGAGTACAACCGCTCCGTCCCCGGCGGGCTCAAGAATGCCCTCGACTGGGCCAGCCGCCCCTGGGGCACCAACTCGTTGGCCAACATTCCGTCAGGCGTCATCGGCACCTCGCCAGGCGCAATCGGCACTGCCGTGGCACAGCAGCACTTGCGCAGCATCCTCGGCTTCCTCAACTCGCCGCAGATGAACTCGCCGGAAGCCTACATCCAGTTCAAGGACGGGATGATCGATGACGCCGGCAATATCGCCAACGCATCCACGGCAGAGTTCCTGCGCAACTACCTCAAGGCGTTCCACGAGTTCATCGGGCATGTCCTGACCGTGTTGCCGCGTGGCACCTGA
- a CDS encoding pirin family protein has protein sequence MMQVSKAADRGVAEHGWLSSRHTFSFADYRDSGQIGFSDLRVINEDRVAPGQGFGTHPHRDMEIFSYVLEGVLVHSDSMGTGSQIRPGDVQLMSAGSGVTHSEFNGSREEPVHFLQIWIVPDHTGGAPVYQQQHFSEADKRGRLRLIISPDGRDGSLRIQQDTHVYAGLFDGDGTALTLNKNRHAFVHVARGSIELDGMKLEAGDGVRLRNPQRLQLTAGEGAEVLVFDLRPNELPQTP, from the coding sequence ATGATGCAGGTAAGCAAGGCTGCGGACCGCGGTGTCGCCGAACACGGCTGGCTGAGCTCGCGCCACACGTTCTCGTTCGCCGACTACAGGGATTCGGGCCAGATTGGCTTTTCTGACCTGCGCGTGATCAACGAGGATCGCGTGGCACCCGGCCAGGGTTTCGGCACCCACCCGCACCGCGACATGGAGATTTTTTCCTACGTGTTGGAAGGCGTCCTGGTGCACAGCGACAGCATGGGTACCGGCTCGCAGATCAGGCCCGGCGATGTACAGTTGATGAGCGCCGGCAGTGGCGTTACCCACAGCGAGTTCAACGGCTCCAGGGAGGAGCCGGTGCACTTCCTGCAAATCTGGATCGTGCCGGACCACACCGGTGGCGCACCGGTCTACCAGCAGCAACACTTCAGTGAAGCGGACAAGCGTGGGCGCCTGCGCTTGATCATTTCGCCGGATGGCCGCGATGGCTCGCTGCGCATTCAGCAGGACACCCACGTTTACGCTGGTCTGTTCGATGGTGACGGTACCGCGTTGACGCTAAACAAGAACCGTCATGCCTTTGTGCATGTCGCCCGCGGCAGCATCGAACTCGACGGCATGAAGCTGGAGGCCGGTGACGGGGTGCGCCTGCGCAACCCACAGAGGCTGCAGCTAACGGCCGGCGAGGGTGCGGAAGTGCTGGTATTCGACCTGCGTCCGAACGAATTGCCGCAAACGCCCTGA
- a CDS encoding nucleotidyl transferase AbiEii/AbiGii toxin family protein, which translates to MIPQRNISLISNTLQSAGGRRIPEAVIERDYVLAWFLTGLAGHPLREVLAFKGGTALRRCWFEDYRFSEDLDFTLTRPIALEEILAGLNEIFTAIEAACGLRIAFDCEDRHGHQNSYTFYLRYQGPLPAPNDVKVDITINEVLCYPLQDRPIQRIYTSFDDLPEGPTVKVYALEEIVVEKLLALSDRARNEPRDLYDLWYLFGATNLRIAEMRVELDAKLALRQRVVAGMEQAIAAKEERLRRLWANRLAHQMSQLPTFDTVFREVQRAVRAAALPKSKA; encoded by the coding sequence ATGATCCCTCAACGCAACATTTCGTTGATCTCGAACACGCTGCAATCTGCTGGCGGGCGGCGCATCCCCGAAGCCGTGATCGAACGCGACTACGTGCTGGCCTGGTTTCTGACGGGTCTGGCCGGCCATCCGCTGCGCGAAGTGCTCGCCTTCAAAGGCGGTACCGCGCTGCGCCGCTGCTGGTTCGAGGACTACCGGTTTTCCGAAGACCTGGACTTCACGCTGACCCGACCAATCGCACTCGAAGAAATCCTGGCTGGCCTGAACGAAATCTTCACTGCGATTGAAGCCGCCTGCGGCCTTCGCATCGCCTTCGATTGCGAAGACCGCCACGGCCATCAGAACAGCTACACGTTCTATCTGCGTTACCAGGGGCCGCTCCCCGCTCCGAACGATGTCAAGGTAGACATCACGATCAACGAAGTCCTGTGCTACCCGTTACAGGATCGCCCGATCCAGCGTATCTACACGAGCTTCGACGACCTGCCGGAAGGACCGACCGTGAAGGTCTACGCTCTCGAAGAGATCGTGGTCGAGAAACTGCTGGCCCTGAGCGACCGGGCTCGCAACGAGCCGCGCGATCTGTATGACCTCTGGTATCTGTTCGGCGCAACCAATTTGCGAATTGCAGAGATGCGTGTCGAACTCGATGCCAAGCTGGCATTGCGACAACGTGTCGTTGCAGGCATGGAGCAGGCAATCGCCGCCAAGGAAGAGCGCCTGCGTCGGCTCTGGGCAAATCGTCTTGCACACCAGATGAGTCAGCTTCCGACATTCGATACAGTCTTTCGGGAAGTGCAGCGTGCCGTGCGGGCTGCCGCCTTGCCGAAGTCGAAAGCCTGA
- a CDS encoding type IV toxin-antitoxin system AbiEi family antitoxin domain-containing protein, whose amino-acid sequence MSVKYHSQTKTLGPRAAQLFTELNERCRSTFTLADVRSITGLSASSARNLVHKAQQRGLVTRLKPGLYNLVPFELGRATEYIGSPYLIARELAGTAPYFLSHGTALELHRMVTQPNFTIYVSCTRRVRPQTVGGYDFRFIHITTEQAFGVVKHWIDKERFVMISDMERTIIDGLRHPAFAGGITEVAKGLWMKRDVLNAERLVDYAQRLGVGAVVRRLGYLLEHYSLADASMLASLRDTLTATYQRLDPLLPAEGAFLARWRLQLNVTPEELDAVRLG is encoded by the coding sequence TTGAGCGTAAAGTATCATTCGCAGACCAAGACACTAGGCCCACGCGCGGCGCAGCTCTTCACCGAACTGAACGAACGGTGCCGGTCTACGTTCACCTTGGCGGATGTGCGCTCAATCACCGGGCTGTCGGCGTCATCGGCCCGCAACCTGGTGCACAAGGCCCAACAACGGGGCTTGGTGACACGGCTGAAACCAGGTCTCTACAACCTAGTGCCCTTCGAACTCGGCCGTGCTACCGAATATATCGGCAGCCCGTACCTGATTGCGCGTGAACTCGCCGGCACGGCACCCTACTTCCTGTCACACGGTACGGCACTTGAACTGCATCGCATGGTGACCCAGCCGAACTTCACCATCTATGTGTCATGCACGCGGCGCGTCCGCCCACAGACGGTGGGTGGCTACGATTTCCGCTTTATCCACATCACCACAGAACAAGCCTTCGGTGTGGTGAAGCACTGGATCGACAAAGAGCGCTTCGTGATGATCAGCGACATGGAGCGCACCATCATCGATGGTCTACGACACCCCGCGTTTGCCGGTGGCATTACCGAAGTCGCCAAGGGCTTGTGGATGAAGCGCGATGTGCTGAATGCCGAGCGGCTGGTGGACTACGCACAACGTCTCGGCGTCGGCGCGGTTGTGCGTCGCCTTGGCTACCTGCTTGAGCACTACAGCCTGGCCGATGCTTCAATGCTCGCCTCGTTGCGCGACACGTTAACGGCAACCTACCAGCGACTCGACCCGCTACTGCCCGCCGAGGGTGCCTTCCTCGCACGCTGGCGGCTTCAGCTCAACGTGACTCCCGAAGAGCTCGATGCCGTGAGGCTTGGCTGA
- a CDS encoding integrase domain-containing protein: MRNLNYELKQMCRRNRDGSFATQRDRERVLDLVANQLHELGYRHMAAASLKPKHVERLVERWQAEGLAVGTIKNRMAELRWWTEKIGKQNVMTRDNDHYGIGHRQYVTNVSKARQLTGSELARITDPFTAMSLRLQAAFGLRRGESIKIRPAWADRDNRLVLKDTWTKGGRAREIPIRNTEQRQLLDEAKALAGRGSLIPAERSYVEQLRRFEYQCAAAGAHRIHGHRHQYAQTRYRELTGWPAPTAGGPRARDLTPSEREADREARLTISPELGHQREQITVVYLGR, from the coding sequence ATGCGGAATCTGAACTATGAGTTGAAGCAAATGTGCCGGCGCAACCGCGACGGCAGCTTCGCGACCCAGCGCGATCGCGAGCGCGTGCTCGACCTGGTGGCAAACCAGCTTCATGAGTTGGGCTACCGGCACATGGCTGCAGCAAGCCTCAAGCCCAAGCACGTCGAGCGCTTGGTCGAACGCTGGCAAGCCGAAGGCCTGGCTGTGGGCACGATCAAGAACCGGATGGCAGAGCTGCGCTGGTGGACAGAAAAGATCGGCAAGCAAAACGTCATGACCCGCGACAACGATCATTACGGCATCGGCCATCGACAGTACGTCACCAACGTCAGCAAGGCGCGTCAGCTGACCGGAAGCGAGCTCGCCCGGATCACCGACCCCTTTACGGCAATGTCGCTGCGGTTGCAGGCCGCCTTCGGCCTGCGCCGTGGTGAGTCGATCAAGATCCGCCCGGCGTGGGCCGATCGGGACAACCGGCTGGTACTCAAGGACACCTGGACCAAGGGTGGGCGGGCGCGCGAAATTCCGATCCGCAACACTGAGCAGCGCCAGCTCCTTGATGAAGCCAAGGCCCTGGCCGGCAGGGGCAGCCTCATTCCGGCCGAGCGAAGCTACGTCGAGCAGTTACGCCGCTTCGAGTATCAGTGCGCTGCGGCCGGCGCACACCGCATCCACGGCCACCGCCACCAGTACGCACAGACGCGTTACCGCGAACTGACCGGCTGGCCGGCACCTACGGCCGGTGGACCACGGGCTAGAGATCTCACACCCTCAGAACGCGAGGCCGACCGCGAAGCGCGACTCACGATCAGCCCAGAGCTGGGGCATCAGCGCGAGCAGATCACCGTGGTGTATTTAGGTCGGTAA
- a CDS encoding integron integrase: MAPSPLLEKVRACIRVRHYSPRTESAYVHWIRRYILFHGKRHPAEMGSAEVREFLDYLAVQKKVAASTQNQALAAVLFLYKAVLDQEIGWIEDVVRARRPTHLPVVLSRGELGQVLQELAGTESLIARMMYGSGMRLLEALTLRVGDLGFDYHQITVRSGKGMKDRVTILPEGVLPDLRQHLERVRRLHDRDLAEGFGHAPLPDALARKYPTAAIEWRWQFVFPSKTRSRSAEDPCWRRWHASPSNLQKAIKTAAQRAGVDRRVSTHTLRHCFATHLLEDGYDIRTVQELLGHSDVKTTMIYTHVMQKGARAVRSPLDRTTG, encoded by the coding sequence ATGGCACCCTCCCCGTTGCTCGAAAAAGTCCGAGCCTGCATCCGTGTGCGGCATTATAGCCCGCGGACTGAAAGTGCCTACGTGCACTGGATCCGCCGGTACATCCTGTTTCATGGCAAGCGACATCCCGCGGAAATGGGCTCAGCCGAAGTTCGCGAGTTTCTCGATTATCTTGCCGTGCAAAAGAAAGTCGCGGCGAGCACTCAGAATCAGGCACTGGCTGCCGTTCTGTTTCTCTACAAAGCAGTACTGGACCAGGAGATAGGCTGGATTGAGGACGTGGTGCGTGCCCGAAGGCCCACTCACCTGCCGGTCGTACTTTCACGCGGGGAGCTGGGCCAGGTACTGCAAGAGCTGGCGGGCACCGAAAGCCTGATTGCGCGGATGATGTACGGCAGCGGCATGCGCTTGCTGGAGGCACTCACGCTGCGCGTAGGAGATCTCGGTTTTGATTACCACCAGATCACGGTGCGCTCTGGAAAGGGCATGAAGGATCGAGTGACAATTCTACCCGAGGGTGTCCTGCCGGACTTGCGGCAACACCTGGAGCGTGTGCGGCGACTGCATGATCGAGATCTCGCCGAAGGCTTTGGCCATGCCCCGCTCCCCGACGCGCTGGCGCGTAAGTACCCGACAGCGGCCATCGAGTGGCGCTGGCAGTTCGTATTTCCGTCCAAGACCCGTTCACGCAGCGCTGAAGACCCCTGCTGGCGTCGCTGGCACGCTTCGCCGAGCAACCTGCAGAAGGCAATCAAGACAGCTGCCCAGCGCGCCGGCGTTGATCGGCGCGTCTCCACGCACACCTTGCGCCATTGCTTCGCGACGCACCTTCTGGAGGATGGCTATGACATCCGCACGGTCCAGGAGTTGCTCGGACACTCGGACGTGAAGACCACCATGATCTACACCCACGTCATGCAGAAAGGCGCACGCGCTGTGCGCAGCCCGCTAGACCGGACAACCGGATAG
- a CDS encoding VOC family protein, which yields MYVPPGFNTITPYFFVKGADQFVAFLVKAFGGTEVLRSLRPDGCIANAQVRIGTSTIMASEAGGQYAPMPTACYIYVEDADKAMEQALAAGGTLEMEVSDMPYGDRQGGIKDPHGNIWWVSQRLVQAPYST from the coding sequence ATGTACGTTCCGCCCGGCTTCAATACGATCACGCCATACTTCTTCGTCAAGGGTGCCGACCAATTCGTTGCGTTCCTTGTCAAAGCTTTTGGTGGCACCGAGGTGCTTCGCAGCTTGCGCCCCGACGGCTGCATTGCCAATGCGCAGGTTCGCATCGGCACATCCACCATCATGGCAAGCGAGGCTGGTGGCCAGTACGCACCCATGCCAACGGCCTGCTACATCTACGTCGAGGACGCTGACAAGGCCATGGAACAGGCGCTGGCGGCCGGTGGCACGCTGGAGATGGAGGTCAGCGACATGCCCTATGGCGACCGTCAAGGCGGCATCAAAGATCCGCATGGCAATATCTGGTGGGTCTCTCAGCGCCTTGTCCAAGCACCGTATTCAACTTGA
- a CDS encoding tyrosine-type recombinase/integrase: MPLTDSAIRSARPQARSIRLFDVGGLYLEISPAGGKWWRWKYRFDGKEKRLSFGVYPDVSLKSARDRRDEARKLLASDVDPGEQRKAIKAAKGDRAANSFEVVAREWFARFSPSWAETHSSKILRRLERDIFPWIGARPIAEITAPEILSVLRRIESRGAVETAHRASQNCGQAFRYAVATGRAERDPTRDLRGALPPTRGTHLASIVEPKAIGELLRAINGYKGALITKCALRLAPLVFVRPGELRRAEWAEFDLDGAEWRIPAARMKMREQHIVPLSTQAVEVMRELRPLTGKGRYVFPGARTNGRPMSENTVNAALRRLGYASDQMTGHGFRSMASTRLNEQGWHRDAIERQLAHAERDTVRAAYNFAEHLSERKRMMQSWADYLDTLRIGATVIPLTRTA, translated from the coding sequence ATGCCGTTGACCGATAGCGCAATCCGTTCTGCCAGGCCGCAAGCCAGGAGCATCAGGCTGTTCGACGTCGGCGGCCTGTACCTCGAAATCAGCCCTGCTGGCGGGAAGTGGTGGCGCTGGAAGTACCGCTTTGACGGAAAGGAGAAGCGCCTGTCCTTCGGCGTCTATCCCGACGTGAGCCTGAAATCCGCCCGAGATCGACGCGACGAGGCACGCAAGCTGCTGGCGAGCGACGTCGATCCGGGCGAGCAACGAAAAGCGATCAAGGCGGCCAAGGGCGACCGGGCCGCCAACAGCTTCGAAGTCGTCGCGCGGGAGTGGTTCGCCAGGTTCTCGCCTTCCTGGGCCGAGACCCACTCCAGCAAGATCCTGCGCCGGCTCGAACGGGACATCTTCCCGTGGATCGGCGCGCGGCCGATAGCGGAGATCACCGCGCCCGAAATACTGTCTGTTCTAAGGCGCATCGAATCGCGCGGCGCGGTCGAAACCGCACACCGCGCATCGCAGAACTGCGGGCAGGCATTCCGCTACGCAGTGGCCACCGGTCGCGCCGAGCGCGACCCCACGCGCGATCTGCGCGGCGCGCTGCCACCGACCCGGGGAACCCATCTTGCCTCCATCGTCGAGCCGAAGGCCATCGGCGAACTGCTGCGCGCGATCAATGGTTACAAAGGCGCCCTCATCACCAAGTGCGCCCTGCGCCTCGCCCCGCTCGTGTTCGTGCGCCCCGGCGAACTGCGGCGGGCCGAGTGGGCCGAGTTCGATCTCGACGGCGCCGAATGGCGCATCCCGGCCGCGCGCATGAAAATGCGCGAGCAGCACATTGTTCCGTTATCCACCCAGGCCGTCGAAGTCATGCGCGAGCTGAGGCCGCTGACCGGCAAGGGTCGGTATGTATTCCCCGGCGCACGCACCAATGGCCGCCCCATGAGCGAGAACACCGTCAACGCCGCCCTGCGCCGCCTGGGCTACGCGTCGGATCAAATGACCGGCCACGGATTCCGCAGCATGGCCTCCACCCGACTCAACGAACAAGGCTGGCACCGCGACGCGATCGAGCGCCAACTTGCGCATGCGGAACGCGACACCGTGCGCGCGGCATACAACTTTGCCGAGCATCTGTCTGAACGCAAGAGGATGATGCAGTCGTGGGCGGACTATCTCGACACCCTTCGTATCGGCGCAACCGTCATCCCGCTCACACGCACCGCCTGA
- the smpB gene encoding SsrA-binding protein SmpB has translation MNSAKTSKPAKSAGSSLIVENRKARFDYFIEDQIEAGIALTGWEVKSLRAARGNLKEAYAIFRDGEVWLLGANIAPLPSASTHVDPDPVRLRKLLLHRREIDRLRSNVERDGYTLVPLAMRWDKGKVKVTLGLAKGKKSQDKRDTIKDRDWQRQKSRLLRRG, from the coding sequence ATGAACTCAGCCAAAACCAGCAAACCGGCCAAAAGCGCCGGATCCAGCCTTATCGTCGAAAATCGCAAGGCGCGCTTCGACTATTTCATCGAAGACCAGATAGAGGCCGGCATCGCGCTGACCGGCTGGGAAGTAAAGAGCCTGCGCGCCGCACGCGGCAACCTGAAGGAAGCCTACGCGATCTTCAGGGATGGCGAGGTGTGGCTGCTCGGCGCCAATATCGCGCCCCTGCCCTCCGCCTCCACCCATGTAGACCCCGACCCCGTGCGCTTGCGCAAGCTCCTGCTCCACCGCCGCGAGATCGACCGGCTGCGCAGTAACGTCGAGCGTGACGGCTACACGCTGGTGCCACTGGCGATGCGCTGGGACAAGGGCAAAGTCAAGGTCACGCTGGGGCTCGCCAAGGGCAAGAAAAGCCAGGACAAGCGCGACACCATCAAGGATCGCGACTGGCAGCGGCAGAAGAGCCGCCTGCTGCGTCGCGGGTAG
- a CDS encoding type II toxin-antitoxin system RatA family toxin, with amino-acid sequence MREVHRSAIVPYPAPAMYALVSDLEAYPQFLPGCTGSSVLERGADSVLASLSLSKGPFKATFTTRNVLEPPRRMTMDLVDGPFSSLHGEWTLVPLGENGCRIELRVNFEFAGTTRDLLLGPAFELTCGGLVDAFVSRARKLYG; translated from the coding sequence ATGCGTGAAGTTCACCGCAGCGCCATCGTGCCGTATCCGGCGCCCGCCATGTATGCGCTGGTGTCTGATCTCGAGGCCTATCCGCAGTTTCTGCCCGGCTGCACCGGCAGCTCCGTGCTGGAGCGGGGAGCCGATTCGGTGCTGGCGAGCCTTTCACTGTCGAAGGGGCCATTCAAGGCTACGTTCACCACCCGCAATGTGCTCGAGCCGCCGCGCCGGATGACCATGGACCTGGTCGATGGGCCATTCAGCAGTCTGCACGGGGAGTGGACGCTGGTGCCGCTTGGTGAAAACGGCTGTCGTATCGAGCTGCGGGTGAACTTCGAATTTGCCGGCACGACGCGCGATTTGCTGCTCGGGCCGGCTTTCGAACTGACCTGCGGCGGGCTCGTGGACGCTTTCGTCAGTCGCGCCAGGAAGCTCTATGGCTGA
- a CDS encoding RnfH family protein, producing the protein MAELIEMQVAYARPDVQVVRSLSVPAGTRARAALKASDLLAEFPEIDPDRCPLGIHGREISGERVLRQGERLEVYRPLLKDPRTARREAVAQGTVLGRSGR; encoded by the coding sequence ATGGCTGAGCTCATAGAGATGCAGGTGGCCTATGCGCGACCTGATGTGCAGGTGGTCAGATCACTGAGCGTGCCGGCTGGCACCCGGGCGCGCGCAGCACTGAAGGCGTCGGATCTCCTTGCGGAATTCCCCGAAATTGATCCGGACCGTTGTCCGCTGGGTATCCATGGGCGAGAGATCAGCGGGGAGCGCGTACTGCGGCAGGGCGAGCGGCTCGAGGTTTACAGGCCGCTCCTCAAGGATCCGCGCACGGCGAGGCGGGAAGCGGTCGCACAGGGCACCGTGCTCGGCCGTAGCGGCCGGTAG
- a CDS encoding outer membrane protein assembly factor BamE, protein MMRSLLTRLLISLLLCGLTTACVYRVDVQQGNLLDQTDIDAVQIGMTRSQVRFLLGTPVAGTGFRKDRWDYMYYLKPGRGNKALQHWVIIWFDGDTVRKIDQDVPIDKPS, encoded by the coding sequence CTGATGCGCAGCCTGCTGACCAGACTCCTCATTTCCTTATTGCTCTGCGGCCTGACGACGGCCTGCGTGTACCGCGTCGACGTGCAGCAGGGCAATCTGCTCGACCAGACCGACATCGACGCCGTACAGATCGGCATGACCCGCAGCCAGGTACGCTTTCTGCTCGGCACACCGGTTGCCGGCACGGGGTTTCGCAAGGATCGCTGGGACTACATGTACTACCTGAAGCCGGGCAGGGGCAATAAAGCCCTGCAGCACTGGGTAATCATCTGGTTCGACGGCGATACCGTCCGCAAGATCGATCAGGACGTACCAATCGACAAACCGTCCTGA
- the fur gene encoding ferric iron uptake transcriptional regulator, which translates to MLMEINDLRKAGLKATTARLRILEILQQGGAQHLSAEEIYRRLVEAGEEVGLATVYRVLTQFENAGLVTRHNFSSDHSVFEIGSRKHHDHMVCGETGRVIEFSSDEIERLQREIARKHGYELVDHSLVLYVRPRKEKD; encoded by the coding sequence CTGCTGATGGAGATCAACGATCTACGCAAGGCGGGGCTCAAGGCCACGACGGCCAGGTTGCGGATACTTGAAATCCTGCAGCAGGGGGGCGCCCAGCACCTCAGCGCGGAAGAAATCTATCGTCGCCTGGTCGAGGCGGGTGAGGAAGTCGGCCTGGCTACCGTGTATCGGGTGCTGACGCAGTTCGAGAACGCGGGGCTCGTCACTCGCCACAATTTCTCCAGCGACCATTCGGTTTTCGAGATCGGCTCCCGCAAGCATCACGACCACATGGTGTGCGGTGAGACGGGTCGGGTCATCGAGTTCTCCAGCGACGAAATCGAGCGCCTGCAGCGGGAGATTGCCCGCAAGCACGGCTACGAACTGGTCGATCACAGCCTGGTGCTGTACGTGCGGCCGAGGAAGGAAAAAGACTGA